GCCGATCTCGTCCTGCGTCTTGCCGTATTGCTCCTTGAGATACTTCAGCACTGGCAGGTTGAGCGGCGCGTGCAGCTCGGTCGCGATCGCATAGGCCATTTCGCGCGCGGTGTAGCGTTGCTCGATGTCCTTCGGCAGCAACGGCGGATCGGGATAGGCCTCGTCGAGCCATTCGATCAGCGCCATCGACTGCGACCGGTCGCGGCCGTCGGCCTCGAGCATCGGCACCGATCCGAACGGGTTGCGACTGGTGAAGGCCTCGCCCTTTTGCTCGGCTTCGAGCAGGTTGACGGGGATGTTCTCGAATTCGAGTCCCTTGAGTTCAAGCGCGATCCTGAGGCGGTACGAGGTCGAGGACCGGTAGTAACCGTAAAGCCGCATCAGAACGCCGCGATCCCCGTCACGGCCCGACCCAAGATCAGCGCGTGCACATCGTGTGTGCCTTCGTAGGTGTTGACCGTCTCCAGGTTCACCGCGTGGCGGATCACCTGGTATTCCTCGCTAATGCCGTTGCCGCCATGCATGTCGCGCGCCTGCCGGGCGATATCGAGCGCCTTGCCGACATTGTTGCGCTTGACGATCGAGATCATGTCGGGGGCGAAGCGGCCTTCGTCCATCAGGCGACCGACGCGCAAGGAAGCCTGCAGGCCCAGCGCGATATCGCTCATCATGTCGGCGAGCTTCTTCTGGTAGAGTTGCGTCCCCGCCAGCGGGCGGCCGAACTGCTTGCGGTCTAGCCCGTATTGCCGCGCCGCGTGGAGGCAGAATTCCGCTGCGCCCATCGCGCCCCAGCTGATGCCGTAGCGCGCGCGGTTGAGGCAGCCGAACGGGCCCTTGAGGCCCTGCACATCGGGCAGCAGCGCGTCGGCGGGCAGCTTCACCTCGTCCATCACGATCATGCCGGTGGTCGAGGCGCGGAGCGAAATCTTGCCTTCGATCTTGGGCGCCGAAAGGCCCTTCATCCCTTTCTCGAGGATAAAGCCGCGAATGCCGCCGCCGTGTTCTTCCGACTTGGCCCAGACCACGAAAACGTCGGCAAAGGGCGAGTTGGAGATCCACGTTTTCGAGCCGGAGATCACGTATCCGTCGCCGTCCTTCCTCGCGACAGTCTTCATGCCCGCCGGGTCGGAGCCGGCATCGGGCTCGGTCAGGCCGAAACAGCCTATCAGCTCGCCACTGGCGAGGCCGGGGAGGTATTTGCGCTTCTGCTCTTCGGAGCCGTAGGCGTAGATCGGGTGCATCACGAGGCTGGACTGCACGCTCGCCATCGAACGATAGCCGCTGTCGACCCGCTCGATCTCGCGCGCGATCAGGCCGTAGGCGACATAGCTCGCGCCGACACCGCCATATTCCTCGGGGATGGTCGCGCCAAGCAGGCCCGCCTGTCCCATCAGCGGGAACAGTTCGGGCGCGGAGGTCTCCTCGCGAAACGCCTCGATCACGCGCGGTTGCAACTCGGACTGCGCGAAGGCGTGCGCGGTGTCGCGGATCATTCGCTCGTCTTCGGTCAGCTGGCTTTCGAGGTCGAACGGGTCTTCCCAATTGAACGGGACCATGCCCGAGGGGGGCTGCTCGAAGACTGGCCGAACTTGTGGGGGGCGTTCACTGGTTACTCCTGAAACCTGTTCATTCCACCTCTCGCAGGCTTGGCGGCGTGCCGCAAGAAAAAGGCGAGCGCGGGGACCGGCCCCGGCTCGCCTTGTCGAACGTTGCGGTGCACCGGCTCAGGCCGCGGCGAGCACCTCGTTCACGGCATCCAGCATTGCTGCGGGCGGGCACGGCTTTTCCAGCGTGGTCGCGGTCGGAAAATGCGCTTCGACCTCGGCACGAGAGTGCCGACCCGAATGGAAAATGATGGGTACGTTTTCGGCGGCAAGCTTCTGTGCGAGAGGAAACACGATGCCATCGTCGAGCTGGATATCAAGGATCGCGAGATCGGGTTTCTCTTTCTGGAACGCGAGCATGGCCGACGAAATGCCGCTGTGCGGACCTTCGACGGAGAAACCCGCTTCCGCGACCGTGTCGCACAGGTCAATACCGATAATCATCTCGTCTTCCGCGACCAGTATGCGTCCGCTCATCGCGCCCTCCCGAATGTTATCGTTTCTCCTAACACGGATCGGGCACTTTTGTTCCGGAAAACCTCACCCGTTCTGGCCGAATCTTGCTGCGAAACCGGATTCATCTCCTGCTGCCAGCAGTTTGGCCTGTTCAACCCAATTGTCGCGGCTGATGCGGCCCTTGAACCGCCCAAGCTGTGCATCGATGCGCTCGACGTCCGAATCGGTCCACGCGGCGATCTGGGCGAAGGTTGTGATGCCCTGCTCGTGAAGCACCGTCGCGAGCTTCGGGCCGAGCCCCTTGATGGTGGTCAGATCGTCGGCGGCAGTTGCCGGGGCTGTGGCCGGGGAGGGGGCCGGAGTTGGGGCGGGCGGAACCGGATCGCCTACAGTCGGCGCGACCGAAACGCCGGCCTCCGCATCGGCGACCGCTCCGGCGGCGGCGATCGTGTCGGAATTGGCGTTGGCCGACGTCGGCCCGAAATCCTGTTCGACCGATCGCGGTGCGTCGATCAGTGCCTGGTTGCGCTGGGCCCGCGCGGCGCCTTCGTCGAGCACGTCCTTGCGGTCGCGGTCCACAACGCTGGTCTTGCGATTGACGAAGTAAAACAGCGCCACCAGCAACAGGAGGACGGCAAGCCCGGCGAGGACATAGGGTAGGGCTTCGTTGAAAGTCATGAATCGGAACCTCGGATTGGGATGATGTCGGCGCGCCCCTTAGCAGGGCATGGGCGGCCCGCCCAAGCCCTTCGATAAGAGGCTCACAGACAAACGGACGGCACGTCGGGAAACGTGCCGCCCGTGTATTCGGTTCCGGTTGCGGAAGGAGGAGGTCAGCCGCCCTTCATGCTGGCCGCAAGGGCGTTGAGCTGGAGGAATTCCTGCCGCCAGAAATCGTCCTGTCTCCCGGCCAGAGCACCGACATCGTCATGGTCGAAGCCCTGCATCTTCTCGTCGCCGCGCAGGATCTGTCCGAATGCGGCGACCGCGGCAGCGAAGGCAAAGTCGCCGCGCGGCGCGCGCGCCGCTTTCAGCTGATCGCTGGTAACCACGTAATCGATCAGTTTCGACGTATCGCCATCGGGCAGCTTGTAGCGCAGTTTCACATGCGCCGCCTCGGCCATCCTGCGGGCGGCTTCGGATTGCGGCGCGTCTTCGTAGCGGCGCGGCGCGATCCAGCCCCTGGCCCCGGTCGGCACCACCTCGTAGATCGCCGTGACCTGATGCCCTGCGCCGATATCGCCGGCATCGACCCGGTCGTTGTCGAAATCCTCTTCGCGCAGCGCGCGGTTTTCGTAGCCGACGAGGCGGTATTGCGAGATCACCGCCGGGTTGAATTCCACCTGGATCTTCACGTCCTTGGCAATGGTGAACAGGGTCGAGCTCATTTCATCGCCGAGCACCTTCTTCGCTTCGAGCGCGGTGTCGATATAAGCGTAGTTGCCGTTCCCGTGATTGGCGATCTGCTCCATCATCGTTTCATTGTAATTGCCCGTGCCGAACCCGAGCGTGGTGAGCGTGATGTTGCGGTCGCGATAGCCTTCGATCATCTCGACCAGCGCCTTCTGGTCCGACACGCCGACGTTGAAATCGCCATCGGTGGCGAGGATCACGCGGTTGACGCCGCCCTCGATAAAATTGTCTTCGGCGATGTTGTAGGCCAGCTGGAGCCCCGCGCCGCCGGCGGTCGAGCCGCCCGCCGACAGCTCGTCGAGCGCGCGGCGGATCTTCTTCACATCGTTGGTGGGTTCGAGCACC
The Erythrobacter sp. JK5 DNA segment above includes these coding regions:
- the maiA gene encoding maleylacetoacetate isomerase; protein product: MRLYGYYRSSTSYRLRIALELKGLEFENIPVNLLEAEQKGEAFTSRNPFGSVPMLEADGRDRSQSMALIEWLDEAYPDPPLLPKDIEQRYTAREMAYAIATELHAPLNLPVLKYLKEQYGKTQDEIGTWYRHWLARTLIPVEARLAQLGTGDFLFDTPGLFEVVLLPQVYNAQRFEYDFTDHPHIARIEAACLALPAFRRAHPDNQPDNPERNR
- a CDS encoding acyl-CoA dehydrogenase; translated protein: MVPFNWEDPFDLESQLTEDERMIRDTAHAFAQSELQPRVIEAFREETSAPELFPLMGQAGLLGATIPEEYGGVGASYVAYGLIAREIERVDSGYRSMASVQSSLVMHPIYAYGSEEQKRKYLPGLASGELIGCFGLTEPDAGSDPAGMKTVARKDGDGYVISGSKTWISNSPFADVFVVWAKSEEHGGGIRGFILEKGMKGLSAPKIEGKISLRASTTGMIVMDEVKLPADALLPDVQGLKGPFGCLNRARYGISWGAMGAAEFCLHAARQYGLDRKQFGRPLAGTQLYQKKLADMMSDIALGLQASLRVGRLMDEGRFAPDMISIVKRNNVGKALDIARQARDMHGGNGISEEYQVIRHAVNLETVNTYEGTHDVHALILGRAVTGIAAF
- a CDS encoding response regulator, which translates into the protein MSGRILVAEDEMIIGIDLCDTVAEAGFSVEGPHSGISSAMLAFQKEKPDLAILDIQLDDGIVFPLAQKLAAENVPIIFHSGRHSRAEVEAHFPTATTLEKPCPPAAMLDAVNEVLAAA
- a CDS encoding helix-hairpin-helix domain-containing protein, yielding MTFNEALPYVLAGLAVLLLLVALFYFVNRKTSVVDRDRKDVLDEGAARAQRNQALIDAPRSVEQDFGPTSANANSDTIAAAGAVADAEAGVSVAPTVGDPVPPAPTPAPSPATAPATAADDLTTIKGLGPKLATVLHEQGITTFAQIAAWTDSDVERIDAQLGRFKGRISRDNWVEQAKLLAAGDESGFAARFGQNG
- a CDS encoding von Willebrand factor type A domain-containing protein, with product MRVAPAIAPAPGFVPPVVVATDPGRERYDGEEVSPVKLTSAEPVSTFSVDVDTGAYANARRFLTQGTMPPQAAVRTEEMINYFRYDYDRPTDRSQPFTVTTDVAKTPWNADTYLMRIGLRGYDIDRAERPPANLVFLMDVSGSMASPDKLPLVKTALSGLAGELSAKDRVSIVVYAGAAGLVLEPTNDVKKIRRALDELSAGGSTAGGAGLQLAYNIAEDNFIEGGVNRVILATDGDFNVGVSDQKALVEMIEGYRDRNITLTTLGFGTGNYNETMMEQIANHGNGNYAYIDTALEAKKVLGDEMSSTLFTIAKDVKIQVEFNPAVISQYRLVGYENRALREEDFDNDRVDAGDIGAGHQVTAIYEVVPTGARGWIAPRRYEDAPQSEAARRMAEAAHVKLRYKLPDGDTSKLIDYVVTSDQLKAARAPRGDFAFAAAVAAFGQILRGDEKMQGFDHDDVGALAGRQDDFWRQEFLQLNALAASMKGG